A single region of the Streptosporangiales bacterium genome encodes:
- a CDS encoding DoxX family membrane protein, with the protein MPAQPGAAARAYGALEPPPGSWGRRGWRQVMTDSPPSPVFPPPWRGSGRSRTPHAQGDSMLVRRMARSALASIFVASGIEALRNPEPRVRKAKALLVPLGVPEEYVSPLTLADATGKIAAGLALATGRFPRVAALGLAASLVPTTLAGHRWWEHDDPATRANHRMHFLKNVALIGGLVIASLDVEGRESIPHRAVRALPWTD; encoded by the coding sequence ATGCCAGCACAACCAGGTGCCGCCGCACGTGCGTACGGCGCACTTGAACCGCCTCCAGGATCTTGGGGAAGGAGAGGCTGGCGCCAGGTTATGACAGACTCACCGCCATCCCCGGTATTTCCGCCGCCGTGGCGCGGATCGGGGAGGAGCCGCACGCCGCACGCGCAAGGAGACAGCATGCTCGTCCGGAGAATGGCCAGGTCGGCACTCGCCTCGATCTTCGTCGCCAGCGGGATCGAAGCGCTGAGGAACCCGGAGCCGAGGGTGCGGAAGGCGAAGGCCCTCCTCGTGCCCCTGGGGGTGCCCGAGGAGTACGTGTCGCCCCTCACCCTCGCCGACGCCACGGGCAAGATCGCTGCGGGGCTCGCCCTCGCCACCGGACGCTTCCCGCGCGTCGCCGCGCTCGGCCTCGCCGCCAGCCTCGTCCCGACCACGCTCGCCGGCCACCGCTGGTGGGAGCACGACGACCCGGCGACGCGAGCCAACCACCGCATGCACTTCCTGAAGAACGTCGCGCTCATCGGCGGCCTCGTCATCGCCTCGCTCGACGTCGAGGGCCGCGAGTCGATCCCGCACCGCGCCGTCCGCGCCCTCCCCTGGACCGACTGA